A portion of the Simkania negevensis Z genome contains these proteins:
- a CDS encoding mechanosensitive ion channel family protein, with translation MTHTVIQFIALTASLLGGLFFTFLTRHQFKLQNRTVFYLSAGALQMFAYFILTVYFHLHTHILQIGLVLTSSLIISCLFKKPLPKIFAIATVCTLSLFHAMGLLQPGLDVLRQIVIKIGPNSLSLLALTKALIASSFFIWSAITLSNTIESRLKKQKHLHPSMRLIFSKLFKTMLITLSIYIGFSLLGIDLSALTFFAGAIGVGIAFGLQNILSNFFCGFILLMDRSIKPGDVISIQDGKIYGVVNKLHARYVSIRTREGKEHLIPNQEIVSNKLENWSYSDPNVRIEIPFKVSYHSDLELVEKLLIDIAAKAPRVLSSYKPTIRFRTITENAVELLLRFWIADPENGMSDIRSHIILQASHAFKAHHIKIPYPPREIHSLLDELRVISETSSSASVPDK, from the coding sequence ATGACTCACACTGTAATTCAATTTATTGCTTTAACAGCTTCCCTCTTAGGAGGGCTTTTTTTTACCTTTCTTACAAGGCACCAATTCAAGCTGCAAAACCGTACTGTTTTTTATCTCTCGGCAGGGGCCCTGCAAATGTTTGCCTACTTTATCCTAACAGTTTACTTTCACCTTCATACACACATTTTGCAAATAGGACTCGTTTTAACTAGTTCGCTCATTATCAGCTGCTTATTCAAAAAGCCCCTCCCCAAAATTTTTGCGATTGCAACTGTTTGCACACTTTCTCTATTCCATGCAATGGGACTATTACAACCAGGTCTCGACGTTCTCCGCCAAATAGTAATCAAAATCGGTCCTAATTCGCTCTCTCTTTTAGCCTTAACAAAAGCCTTAATTGCCTCCAGCTTCTTTATCTGGAGTGCAATCACCCTTTCCAACACCATCGAAAGCCGCCTTAAAAAACAAAAACATCTCCACCCCTCTATGCGGCTCATTTTCTCTAAGCTCTTCAAAACCATGCTGATCACCTTATCGATCTACATTGGATTTTCTCTTTTAGGAATTGATCTTTCTGCTTTGACCTTTTTTGCCGGGGCGATCGGTGTGGGAATCGCATTTGGGCTGCAAAACATCCTCTCGAATTTCTTCTGTGGCTTCATCCTTCTAATGGATCGTTCGATCAAGCCAGGAGATGTGATTAGCATCCAAGATGGAAAGATTTATGGAGTTGTGAATAAGCTTCATGCCCGTTATGTCTCTATCCGAACTCGTGAAGGAAAAGAACATCTCATTCCAAACCAAGAAATCGTCTCGAACAAACTCGAAAATTGGTCTTACTCTGACCCCAACGTTCGGATTGAAATTCCTTTCAAAGTTTCGTATCATTCGGATTTAGAACTCGTTGAAAAGCTCCTGATCGATATTGCAGCCAAAGCTCCTCGAGTCCTCTCTAGCTACAAACCCACCATTCGTTTTCGCACCATTACAGAAAATGCAGTTGAATTACTGCTACGTTTTTGGATTGCTGATCCAGAAAATGGAATGAGCGACATCCGCAGCCATATCATTTTGCAGGCTAGTCATGCATTTAAAGCTCACCATATTAAGATTCCTTATCCCCCAAGAGAAATCCACAGTCTCCTCGATGAGCTACGTGTCATTAGCGAGACCTCTTCGTCGGCTTCCGTCCCTGATAAATAA
- a CDS encoding MerR family transcriptional regulator — MAYTVKKLSELSGVSVRTLHHYDEINLLKPAYFGANGYRFYEEEELLLLQQILFFRKLKMSLKDIRKVLNQSDFNQKAALLSHRKILLKEMTRLQELVCTIDKTLKHHKGEIQMEHEEIFDGFLDKEKMSRWEAFMLKRLGNPYKKVLEESKKRAEELTQDDWLEHFKETNEINKALVKAMEEKLSPDSQEVQEIIRRHYELTLRLYTPTKEIYVGTAEIMLEQQFAREAYKKWHPDLGNFLAKGIIAFAESNL; from the coding sequence GTGGCTTACACCGTTAAAAAGCTTTCAGAACTTTCTGGGGTGAGTGTGCGGACTCTACACCATTATGACGAAATCAATTTGCTCAAGCCGGCATATTTTGGAGCAAATGGATATCGTTTCTATGAAGAAGAAGAGTTGCTTTTGCTTCAGCAAATTTTATTCTTTCGAAAGCTTAAGATGTCGCTTAAAGACATTCGAAAAGTCTTGAATCAAAGCGATTTCAATCAAAAAGCTGCCTTGCTTTCTCATCGCAAGATCTTACTAAAAGAAATGACGCGTCTCCAAGAATTGGTGTGCACCATAGACAAAACACTTAAACACCACAAAGGAGAAATACAAATGGAACACGAAGAAATATTCGATGGTTTCCTCGATAAAGAAAAAATGAGTCGGTGGGAAGCGTTCATGCTTAAGCGCTTAGGAAATCCGTATAAAAAAGTCCTTGAGGAAAGTAAAAAAAGGGCAGAGGAATTGACTCAAGATGACTGGCTCGAACACTTTAAGGAAACGAATGAAATCAACAAAGCTCTTGTAAAAGCAATGGAGGAAAAGCTTTCTCCTGATTCCCAAGAGGTCCAAGAGATCATTCGCAGGCATTATGAGCTCACTCTTCGCCTCTATACACCTACGAAGGAGATTTATGTTGGAACAGCGGAAATCATGCTCGAACAACAATTTGCTAGGGAGGCCTACAAGAAATGGCATCCTGATTTAGGCAATTTTCTTGCAAAAGGAATCATAGCTTTTGCAGAGAGCAATCTTTAA
- a CDS encoding PhoH family protein: MARKTFVLDTNVFLHDPEAILKFEDSDIVMPLVVLEELDKLKKFTDELGKNARHIIRFIGSLKGDIFKGIPIENGSSFSIFIEGKAQDRHGFPLQLESNKHRILFAAYCLKAEGREVVVMISKDFVLRIKAESIGIQAQDYESLKESYDNLYRGFRKKEVDKRQVDELMTRGYLELPGEEFFPNEFCRFTAGDQASAMGKYNEKKSRVELLPPQQEDIWGIRPLNDEQQCAMDLLLNDEIKLVTLIGQAGTGKTLMALTAGLRKVFDEGVYSRILVSRPIMPLGKDIGYLPGTKEEKIYHWMQPIYDNLEYVCESISGTENTTETKQWIMESEKIEMEAVTFIRGRSLAHTYIIIDEAQNLTPHEVKTIISRAGKGTKVILTGDPTQIDNPYLDKDSNALTYVVGKFKPYGIYGQVFFEKTERSELAALAAKVL; encoded by the coding sequence ATGGCACGCAAAACGTTTGTTTTAGACACCAACGTTTTTCTACATGATCCGGAAGCGATTTTAAAATTCGAAGACAGTGACATTGTGATGCCACTTGTCGTTTTAGAAGAGCTCGATAAACTAAAAAAGTTTACAGATGAGCTCGGTAAAAATGCCAGACATATCATCCGCTTTATTGGTTCCCTTAAGGGAGATATCTTCAAAGGTATTCCTATAGAAAATGGAAGCAGTTTCTCTATTTTCATAGAAGGCAAAGCGCAAGACCGTCATGGTTTTCCGTTGCAGCTCGAGTCAAATAAACACAGAATTCTCTTTGCCGCCTATTGCCTCAAAGCTGAGGGAAGAGAGGTTGTTGTGATGATTTCCAAGGATTTTGTCTTGAGGATTAAGGCTGAATCAATTGGAATTCAAGCGCAAGATTATGAAAGCCTTAAAGAGTCGTACGACAATCTTTATCGGGGTTTTCGAAAAAAAGAAGTGGATAAGAGACAAGTTGATGAGCTGATGACCCGTGGATATCTCGAGCTTCCTGGGGAAGAGTTTTTCCCTAATGAATTTTGCCGATTTACGGCAGGTGATCAAGCAAGCGCTATGGGAAAGTATAATGAAAAGAAGAGCCGCGTCGAACTCCTGCCCCCTCAACAAGAAGACATTTGGGGAATCCGTCCGTTAAATGATGAGCAGCAGTGTGCGATGGATCTTCTTCTCAATGATGAGATCAAATTGGTCACCCTGATAGGTCAGGCTGGAACAGGAAAAACCCTTATGGCTTTAACTGCTGGACTGCGCAAAGTGTTTGATGAAGGTGTTTACTCTCGCATCCTTGTAAGTCGTCCGATCATGCCGCTTGGAAAGGACATCGGCTACTTACCCGGGACAAAAGAGGAGAAGATTTACCACTGGATGCAACCAATTTACGATAACCTTGAATATGTTTGTGAGTCCATCTCGGGAACAGAAAATACAACTGAGACAAAGCAGTGGATCATGGAGAGCGAAAAAATCGAGATGGAGGCGGTGACCTTCATCCGCGGGCGCTCACTTGCCCATACTTATATCATTATTGATGAGGCGCAGAACCTCACTCCGCATGAAGTGAAGACCATCATTTCACGTGCCGGAAAAGGGACGAAGGTTATTTTAACGGGAGATCCGACTCAAATTGATAACCCTTATCTGGATAAAGACTCGAATGCTCTGACCTATGTTGTTGGAAAGTTCAAGCCTTACGGGATATATGGACAGGTTTTCTTTGAAAAGACGGAGCGTTCAGAGCTTGCTGCCCTCGCCGCAAAAGTTTTATAA
- a CDS encoding SH3 domain-containing protein: protein MFKPFAYALAVLAFVSVSSLQAEQTEAKATSARSGSSFKSFTGKVLGNNVRMRTSPDLDSHIVSELLKDDYVVVTAEKGEFYAVEPPSEMKAYIFRGFVIDDVVEGDRVNVRLAPDRDAPIVGHHSTGDKIAGKICDNHPKWLEINVPAATCXYVSKEYIEYAGKPEMKVVHDKRKDAVKQLFEATELLTQKEMLKPFNEIDSDRIVHNLQTIINDYADFSTYVDQSTKALAQFQEDYLHRKIAYLEAKASKLDHGSGKHEIYEIANKSTHEYVSPTDRMKIWEPVEEALYLSWSAMHHAKTMDDFYQDQKLKGQTISGILEAYKDPIKSRPGDYILKERDVPVGYVYSTHVNLEDLVGKRVNLIVSPRENNNFAFPAYYVLDAE from the coding sequence ATGTTCAAACCTTTTGCATACGCATTAGCAGTGCTTGCATTTGTAAGCGTTTCTAGCTTGCAAGCAGAGCAGACCGAAGCCAAAGCAACTTCAGCACGCTCCGGTTCATCTTTTAAATCGTTTACTGGAAAAGTCCTTGGCAATAACGTCCGCATGCGCACATCTCCCGATCTCGATAGCCATATCGTTTCGGAACTTTTGAAAGATGACTATGTCGTTGTCACCGCAGAAAAAGGAGAGTTTTACGCGGTTGAACCTCCTTCTGAAATGAAAGCTTACATCTTTCGCGGTTTTGTAATTGACGATGTTGTCGAAGGAGACCGTGTCAATGTACGCCTTGCACCGGATCGGGATGCTCCCATCGTTGGACATCACAGCACAGGTGACAAAATCGCTGGAAAAATTTGTGATAATCATCCCAAATGGCTCGAAATTAACGTTCCTGCTGCAACCTGCKTTTATGTTTCAAAAGAATACATCGAATACGCAGGTAAGCCTGAGATGAAAGTAGTACATGACAAACGAAAAGACGCTGTCAAACAACTTTTCGAAGCAACAGAGCTCCTCACACAAAAAGAGATGCTCAAACCGTTTAATGAAATTGATTCAGATCGGATTGTTCATAATCTTCAAACGATCATCAACGACTATGCCGATTTCTCTACTTATGTTGATCAATCAACCAAGGCACTCGCGCAATTTCAAGAAGACTATCTTCACCGTAAGATCGCGTACCTTGAAGCCAAAGCTTCAAAACTCGATCATGGAAGTGGGAAGCACGAAATTTACGAAATCGCAAATAAGTCAACACACGAGTATGTCTCTCCCACAGACCGGATGAAAATCTGGGAACCTGTTGAGGAAGCTCTTTACCTTTCTTGGTCAGCGATGCATCATGCCAAAACCATGGATGACTTTTACCAAGATCAAAAGCTCAAAGGTCAAACCATTTCTGGAATCTTAGAAGCATACAAAGATCCTATCAAATCACGTCCAGGTGATTACATCCTCAAAGAACGAGATGTTCCTGTAGGCTATGTTTACAGTACGCACGTCAACCTGGAAGACCTTGTTGGGAAACGTGTCAATTTGATTGTTTCTCCTCGTGAAAATAACAACTTCGCTTTCCCTGCATACTACGTTTTAGATGCAGAGTAA
- a CDS encoding ferritin-like domain-containing protein, whose translation MNPPSDEMAQSLDSIELRDWAIRILSADTLEEKLFTPEHLTDHHPGLPMIWNEPARPVGMGFRRRSKEEKLPPFHEHEKSDKRAVCLHRFAGHELLAVEIMAYALLRFPQAPSSFRRGIANTLKEEQEHVRLYIKELNRLGVRFGDLPLYRHFWCHTPYLTTPLSYVSVMSLTFEMANLDFAPMYGHSFERSGDPQAAKLMARILKDEIAHVAFGWGWLKRMKEQGITNWNAWQNALSPLLTPKRARGFMLHENHRLQAGISQDWINKLKNL comes from the coding sequence ATGAATCCTCCATCTGATGAAATGGCTCAGTCCCTTGATTCAATTGAATTGCGAGACTGGGCCATTCGGATTTTAAGTGCTGATACACTTGAAGAAAAACTCTTCACTCCCGAGCATTTAACCGATCACCATCCTGGCCTTCCGATGATATGGAACGAACCTGCTCGCCCTGTCGGGATGGGATTTCGTAGACGCTCCAAAGAAGAAAAACTCCCCCCCTTCCACGAACATGAAAAGAGCGATAAGCGTGCAGTTTGTTTGCACCGTTTTGCCGGCCACGAATTGCTTGCCGTCGAAATTATGGCCTATGCCCTTCTTCGCTTTCCTCAAGCTCCTAGCTCATTTCGAAGGGGCATCGCCAATACTTTGAAAGAAGAGCAAGAACATGTTCGTCTATACATCAAAGAACTTAATCGCCTTGGAGTCCGTTTTGGAGACCTCCCTCTCTACCGCCACTTTTGGTGTCATACCCCCTATCTCACGACTCCTCTCTCCTATGTATCGGTAATGAGCTTGACTTTCGAAATGGCAAACCTCGATTTTGCCCCAATGTATGGTCACTCTTTTGAACGAAGTGGTGATCCTCAGGCTGCCAAACTCATGGCTCGCATCTTAAAAGATGAAATTGCACATGTTGCCTTTGGTTGGGGTTGGCTAAAACGGATGAAAGAACAGGGCATCACTAATTGGAATGCATGGCAAAATGCCCTCAGTCCTTTGCTCACACCTAAAAGAGCACGTGGTTTCATGTTACATGAAAATCATCGTCTACAAGCAGGCATCTCCCAAGATTGGATTAACAAGCTTAAAAACTTGTAA
- a CDS encoding sodium:solute symporter family transporter, giving the protein MLQISAMILYFCLALGVGVFSTRRHTSSEGFLMGNRSLNYWLTALAAHASDMSNWLFMGYPALIFLGGMFGCYMATR; this is encoded by the coding sequence ATGTTACAGATTTCTGCAATGATCCTTTATTTCTGTTTGGCTCTGGGGGTTGGAGTCTTTTCGACTCGCCGGCACACCTCATCAGAGGGTTTTCTCATGGGCAATCGCTCGTTAAATTATTGGCTGACAGCGCTTGCGGCCCACGCAAGTGACATGAGTAATTGGCTTTTCATGGGGTATCCAGCATTGATTTTTCTTGGAGGAATGTTTGGCTGCTATATGGCCACTCGTTGA
- the rmuC gene encoding DNA recombination protein RmuC, with the protein MSIDIGDLMEIALILISLLAIFLFFRGERYRDKAKKLLLLERENKELQEEIVQLKVERGEQQVVLEQQKLLTEEKLFMVKESQEKLTQAFRALSAEALEKSNKSFLDLAKETLSKFQEKAKGDLEKKQQTFEELVKPVKESLTRLDQGMRNMEKERKGDQESLKTQMNAMLQAEKELRSETSTLVRALRTPIVRGRWGEMQLKRVVELAGMVNHCDFYEQESVEGGTIRPDLIVRLPGHKQVIVDAKTPCEAFLDAMQAEDQGIKEQKLKVHARHVRQHVQALGKKSYWQSFQPTPEFVVLFIPSDHFFSSALEYDPTLIEIGVEQGVIIATPTTLIGLLRAIAYGWKQEKLSQHAEEVSHLGHELYKRIVDMSSHWTKVGRGLSNAVEAYNKAVGSLETRVLVSARKFKEMGAAANAIELDELPVIDRVPREIQAAEMKEP; encoded by the coding sequence ATGAGTATAGATATAGGTGATCTCATGGAAATTGCTCTAATTCTCATATCCTTATTGGCTATCTTTTTGTTTTTTCGCGGGGAAAGATATCGCGATAAGGCAAAAAAACTCCTATTGTTAGAAAGGGAAAATAAAGAGCTTCAAGAAGAAATTGTTCAGCTTAAAGTCGAACGAGGTGAGCAGCAAGTGGTGCTCGAGCAGCAAAAGCTACTGACAGAAGAAAAGCTCTTTATGGTCAAAGAAAGTCAAGAAAAATTGACCCAAGCTTTTCGCGCCTTATCAGCAGAAGCACTCGAAAAGAGCAACAAATCGTTTCTTGATCTGGCAAAAGAAACGCTGTCAAAATTTCAAGAAAAAGCAAAAGGGGATCTTGAAAAGAAACAACAGACATTTGAAGAGCTTGTGAAACCAGTGAAAGAGTCTCTCACACGGCTCGATCAAGGGATGCGCAATATGGAAAAAGAGCGCAAAGGAGATCAAGAAAGTTTAAAAACTCAAATGAATGCGATGTTGCAAGCGGAAAAAGAGCTTCGCTCTGAAACGTCGACTCTTGTGCGGGCACTCCGCACCCCCATCGTGCGTGGGCGATGGGGAGAGATGCAACTTAAGCGAGTTGTTGAACTTGCAGGGATGGTGAATCATTGCGACTTTTATGAGCAAGAATCGGTGGAAGGAGGGACCATTCGCCCTGATCTCATCGTGAGGTTGCCAGGACATAAACAAGTCATTGTCGATGCAAAAACTCCTTGTGAAGCTTTTTTAGATGCCATGCAAGCAGAAGATCAGGGAATTAAAGAACAAAAGCTCAAAGTTCACGCGCGTCATGTGCGGCAACATGTTCAAGCGCTTGGTAAAAAATCATATTGGCAAAGCTTTCAACCGACGCCTGAATTTGTAGTTTTGTTCATCCCTTCCGATCATTTCTTTAGCTCGGCGTTAGAGTACGACCCTACATTAATAGAAATTGGAGTGGAACAAGGGGTGATCATTGCAACGCCCACCACGTTAATTGGGCTTTTACGAGCCATTGCTTATGGTTGGAAGCAGGAAAAGTTATCTCAACATGCCGAAGAAGTGAGTCATTTAGGACATGAGCTGTATAAACGGATTGTCGATATGAGTAGCCACTGGACAAAAGTCGGCAGAGGTCTTTCAAATGCAGTGGAAGCATACAACAAAGCTGTTGGGTCTCTTGAAACACGCGTTCTTGTTTCTGCGCGTAAGTTTAAAGAGATGGGAGCCGCTGCAAATGCTATCGAACTTGATGAACTACCTGTCATCGACCGCGTGCCACGGGAAATTCAAGCTGCCGAAATGAAAGAGCCTTGA
- a CDS encoding tetratricopeptide repeat protein produces MKWIISLFLFWTIFIQAHEFFDRFDQLKVENWEELCRVGEKALEEDLLPKEAAQIHARLASSYFYLGDYEAMKKHTLACQSLALDHDSQPYLIRSLYLLSAYYRGQKQFPIAQSTIQEALKLLTEEIDPCLKAKVFFNAGAAWADDPNGNPHQALTYYKNALALFESHSDDAYRTQIRLAKVYLLLGQNKQAWKILLPLLEQTLEPKTTVHLLYVAAQLHLLEGNQVEALRLIEQALPLAEQLQMKVDVERLKTLSCSSQNSGD; encoded by the coding sequence ATGAAATGGATCATCTCTCTCTTTCTTTTTTGGACAATATTCATCCAAGCACATGAGTTCTTTGACCGGTTCGATCAACTGAAAGTTGAGAATTGGGAAGAGCTTTGCAGGGTAGGAGAAAAAGCTTTGGAAGAAGACCTTCTTCCTAAAGAAGCCGCTCAAATACACGCCCGCTTAGCTAGCAGCTACTTTTACCTTGGCGACTATGAAGCCATGAAAAAACACACCCTTGCTTGCCAATCGCTTGCCCTTGATCACGACTCTCAACCCTATCTGATTCGAAGCCTTTATCTTCTTTCTGCCTACTACAGAGGCCAAAAGCAATTTCCAATCGCTCAATCGACCATCCAAGAAGCTTTAAAGCTTCTAACAGAAGAAATCGATCCTTGCCTAAAAGCGAAAGTCTTCTTTAATGCTGGTGCCGCCTGGGCAGATGATCCCAATGGCAACCCACATCAAGCACTGACTTACTACAAAAATGCCCTCGCTCTTTTTGAATCACATTCAGATGATGCCTATCGGACTCAAATCCGCTTAGCCAAAGTCTATTTGCTTCTTGGTCAAAATAAGCAGGCATGGAAAATCCTCCTTCCTTTATTAGAGCAAACACTCGAGCCAAAAACAACTGTCCATTTACTTTATGTAGCGGCTCAGCTGCACCTTTTAGAAGGAAACCAAGTAGAAGCACTTCGCTTGATTGAGCAAGCTCTTCCTCTAGCTGAGCAATTGCAAATGAAAGTCGATGTTGAACGTCTCAAGACCTTATCTTGCTCATCACAAAACTCAGGTGATTAG
- a CDS encoding CDP-alcohol phosphatidyltransferase family protein — MRQIYLIPNIITAFGLSCGLFVVFKVNLSMPGAGAYELLYSSALLLLLAAFADLLDGAVARIIHAESEFGVMFDSLADTISFGVAPSVLFLKSLSLEHASGLSFFAVVGAMLYTICGVLRLVRFNVRAQEVKSDKIAMLAYKKNFTGLPIPAAAAGAVSVNLFINSIFFKEWFTEMPHMTKTIVLTCIMIVIGYLMICKWKFPSLKTLRVRVPSFHLILFTVILAIFILYGIFYYLPIVLVIGSVGYIVTGCVLRIARLIAGKKSKTLADFEPESDEKD; from the coding sequence ATGAGACAGATTTACCTTATCCCAAACATCATTACAGCTTTTGGACTTTCGTGCGGACTTTTCGTTGTATTTAAGGTTAATCTTTCCATGCCAGGAGCGGGTGCATATGAACTTCTATACTCGTCTGCATTACTCCTTTTACTTGCAGCTTTTGCCGATCTTTTAGATGGAGCTGTTGCGCGAATCATTCATGCAGAAAGTGAATTTGGGGTGATGTTTGATTCACTTGCCGATACCATTTCATTTGGTGTAGCACCATCTGTTCTCTTTTTAAAAAGTCTCAGTTTAGAACATGCGTCGGGGCTTTCTTTTTTTGCTGTTGTGGGTGCCATGCTCTATACAATCTGTGGAGTGCTTCGCCTTGTTCGGTTCAATGTTCGTGCGCAAGAAGTCAAAAGTGATAAGATTGCAATGCTTGCCTACAAGAAAAACTTTACAGGTCTTCCCATTCCAGCAGCAGCAGCGGGCGCTGTTTCGGTGAATCTTTTCATCAATTCGATCTTTTTTAAAGAATGGTTTACTGAAATGCCTCACATGACGAAGACCATTGTCTTGACATGTATCATGATCGTCATTGGTTATCTCATGATTTGTAAATGGAAGTTTCCCAGCTTAAAAACATTGCGGGTGCGGGTTCCTTCCTTTCATCTCATTCTCTTTACTGTTATCTTAGCCATCTTTATCTTATACGGAATTTTTTACTATCTTCCCATTGTCTTAGTCATAGGATCGGTTGGTTATATTGTGACAGGGTGTGTTCTCCGCATAGCCCGACTCATTGCTGGTAAAAAATCCAAGACCCTGGCCGACTTCGAGCCTGAATCAGATGAGAAGGACTAA